The following proteins come from a genomic window of Bactrocera tryoni isolate S06 chromosome 1, CSIRO_BtryS06_freeze2, whole genome shotgun sequence:
- the LOC120782673 gene encoding phospholipase A1 VesT1.02 — MSPNLTVFTFVFTIFSTALANSKFSYERGNCDILVSSAIREILMNEMRAQLDPSWRASRIKRVRYELYTPQNPYKAQVLQPGDANVLRASFFNAKLPVRISIHGWTGKSTSCSNAAIKDAYLAAGKFNVIMLDWSAISMDISYGRISRQLYEIATNLLEFTQFLHLVSGVPYESIYLVGHSAGAHIAGLAGKQLRPQRYGAIYALDPAGLVQLPLGEDKRLAPNDAIYTESIHTDIALLGNPSTKLTQAAFFVNWGLGQPHCPNATAAEFDFACDHFAALYYFAESLRQPRAFGATQCRRCNGCSLFSNSRILLDEWDCGCTNAAKTGECPMTVFMGGEPAVPKNGTFYLSTRSKPQPFGYGETVRIKRAGPAKYLHSSFLSNKFVGNLLTKWHN; from the exons atgtCACCAAATTTAACAGTGTTTACATTTGTGTTCACG aTCTTTTCTACAGCACTGGCGAATTCGAAATTCTCCTATGAGCGCGGCAATTGTGATATTTTAGTATCGAGCGCTATACGCGAGATTTTAATGAATGAAATGCGCGCACAGCTGGATCCTTCGTGGCGTGCGTCGCGCATCAAACGCGTACGTTACGAGCTCTACACGCCACAGAATCCTTATAAGGCGCAAGTTTTGCAGCCAGGCGATGCTAATGTGCTGCGTGCGTCGTTCTTCAATGCAAAATTGCCGGTTAG AATATCCATACACGGTTGGACCGGCAAGAGCACCTCCTGTTCGAATGCAGCCATCAAGGATGCCTACTTAGCGGCGGGCAAGTTCAATGTAATAATGCTGGATTGGAGTGCCATATCGATGGATATTAGCTATGGACGCATTAGTCGTCAATTGTATGAAATCGCCACAAATTTGCTAGAATTCACACAATTTTTGCATCTAGTAAGTGGCGTCCCCTACGAAAGCATTTATTTGGTGGGTCATAGCGCCGGAGCGCATATTGCTGGCCTAGCGGGTAAACAATTGCGACCGCAACGTTACGGTGCCATCTATGCGCTTGACCCGGCCGGCCTTGTGCAGTTGCCGCTCGGCGAAGATAAACGTTTGGCACCGAACGATGCCATCTACACGGAATCCATACACACGGACATCGCGCTGCTGGGCAATCCGAGCACGAAACTAACACAGGCGGCATTCTTTGTCAATTGGGGTCTAGGCCAGCCACACTGTCCGAATGCGACGGCGGCTGAATTTGATTTCGCATGCGATCATTTTGCGGCCTTGTATTACtttgcggaatcgttgcgacaGCCACGCGCCTTCGGTGCCACACAGTGCAGACGATGCAATGGCTGCAGTCTGTTCAGCAATAGTCGTATTCTGCTGGACGAATGGGATTGTGGCTGCACAAATGCCGCCAAGACAGGTGAATGCCCGATGACCGTATTTATGGGAGGTGAACCGGCTGTGCCAAAAAACGGCACCTTCTATCTGAGCACGCGTTCTAAGCCGCAGCCATTTGGCTACGGCGAAACGGTGCGCATTAAACGCGCTGGCCCGGCCAAATACTTGCACAGCAGCTTTTTGAGTAATAAATTCGTCGGCAATCTGTTGACGAAATGGCACAACTGA